TCTATGTGGAATCCTAAGATCTATGTCGGTGATATTCCTGTATTGTATTTGCCCTATATTTTCATGTCCACTAGCAATAAAAGAACTACCGGGTTTTTATACCCTGAGTTTGGCACTTCCAACTTAGACGGCTTTATTTATTTGCAACCCTTTTATTTAGCCCCCAAAAACTCATGGGATATGACCTTTACCCCACAAATCCGCTATAAAAGGGGTTTTGGCTTGAATTTTGAAGCGCGCTACATCAACTCTAAAAACGACAGGTTTTTATTCAATGCACGCTATTTTAGGAATTACACTCAATATGTCAAACGCTATGATTTGAGGAATCAAAATATCTACGGATTTGAATTTTTAAGCTCTAGCAGGGACACTCTACAAAAATACTTTCATCTTAAGTCTAATATTGACAACGGGCATTACATTGACTTTTTATACATGAACGATTTGGACTATGTGCGTTTTGAAAAGGTTAATAAGCGTATCACGGACGCCACGCACATGTCTAGGGCGAATTACTACTTGCAAACAGAAAATCATTATTACGGCTTGAATATCAAGTATTTTTTAAACCTGAATAAAATCAACAATAACCGCACTTTCCAATCTGTCCCTAATTTGCAATATCATAAATATTTAAATTCTTTGTATTTTAAAAATTTGTTGTATTCGGTGGATTATCAGTTTAGAAACACCGCAAGAGAGATCGGCTATGGCTATGTGCAAAACGCTTTGAATGTGCCGGTGGGCTTGCAATTTTCTTTGTTTAAAAAGTATTTATCTTTAGGGCTTTGGAACGATCTCCAACTGTCTAATGTGGCTTTAATGCAATCTAAAAATTCTTTCGTGCCTACGATCCCTAATGAATCAAGGGAATTTGGGAATTTTGTGTCTTCAAATTTTTCCATGTATGTCAATACGGATTTAGCCAGAGAATACAACAAGCTTTTCCACACGATCCAACTAGAAGCGATTTTCAACATCCCTTATTACACCTTTAAAAACGGCTTGTTTTCTCAAAATATGTATGCTTTAAGCGCGCAAGCTTTAAACAGCTACACTTCGCCTTTATTGAGAGATTATGATTATCAAGGGCGTTTGTATGACTCGGTGTGGAATCCTAGCAGTATTTTACCTATCAATGCGAGCAATAAGACGGTGGATTTAACCCTAACGCAATACCTTTATGGCTTAGGGGGGCAAGAGTTGTTGTATTTTAAAATATCGCAACTCATCAATCTTGACGATAAAGTTTCGCCCTTTAGAATGCCACTAGAGAGCAAGATCGGGTTTTCGCCCTTAACGGGATTGAACATCTTTGGGAATGTCTTTTATTCGTTTTATCAAAACCGCTTAGAAGAAATCTCTGTGAACGCCAATTACCAACGCAAGTTTTTAAGCTTTAACCTCTCTTATTTTTTAAGAAACAATTTTAGCAGTGGGATTAATAGTATTGTAGAAAATCCTGCGGATTATTTAAAGGCGGGTTTTAGCAACGACTTTGGTTACTTTTCCATGAGCGCGGATGTGGGTTATGATATTAGAAACAATGTGGTTCTAAGTTGGAATGTGGGGATTTATAAAAAAATCCGTTGTTTTGGGATTGGCTTTCAATTCGTCAACC
This DNA window, taken from Helicobacter pylori, encodes the following:
- a CDS encoding LPS-assembly protein LptD, encoding MIYWLYLAVFFLLSALEAKEIAMQRFDKQNHKIFEILADKVSAKDNVITASGNAILLNYDVYILADKVRYDTKTKEALLEGNIKVYRGEGLLVKTDYVKLSLNEKYEIIFPFYVQDSVSGIWVSADIASGKDQKYKVKNMSASGCSIDNPIWHVNATSGSFNMQKSHLSMWNPKIYVGDIPVLYLPYIFMSTSNKRTTGFLYPEFGTSNLDGFIYLQPFYLAPKNSWDMTFTPQIRYKRGFGLNFEARYINSKNDRFLFNARYFRNYTQYVKRYDLRNQNIYGFEFLSSSRDTLQKYFHLKSNIDNGHYIDFLYMNDLDYVRFEKVNKRITDATHMSRANYYLQTENHYYGLNIKYFLNLNKINNNRTFQSVPNLQYHKYLNSLYFKNLLYSVDYQFRNTAREIGYGYVQNALNVPVGLQFSLFKKYLSLGLWNDLQLSNVALMQSKNSFVPTIPNESREFGNFVSSNFSMYVNTDLAREYNKLFHTIQLEAIFNIPYYTFKNGLFSQNMYALSAQALNSYTSPLLRDYDYQGRLYDSVWNPSSILPINASNKTVDLTLTQYLYGLGGQELLYFKISQLINLDDKVSPFRMPLESKIGFSPLTGLNIFGNVFYSFYQNRLEEISVNANYQRKFLSFNLSYFLRNNFSSGINSIVENPADYLKAGFSNDFGYFSMSADVGYDIRNNVVLSWNVGIYKKIRCFGIGFQFVNQRRPILTGDPNQPIRVFENNYVKLELDFSPITKTNVTYRSLQRK